The following are encoded together in the Salvia hispanica cultivar TCC Black 2014 chromosome 6, UniMelb_Shisp_WGS_1.0, whole genome shotgun sequence genome:
- the LOC125195184 gene encoding uncharacterized protein LOC125195184, which translates to MAHGSRARYSEQDLRAGPIYSFSFFSIVNFLSLHLLKLRSPIKEISGADSAANTPSAGVTGSPATRASTLHLRPALSASSSFSLSSSTTVGCPSPIESPVILIGPLSPFLIHHRVFSLPRRLRNHPPISLPDQRRSNPALPQLPLPRDCRNTSGDITAFVELASSGCPCRYRCSLPLASSVEPLVGCGSLVVKRSFPAPLAMASVELSGAPPSLDHRRTAPRILSRAAASVNGRCIGRGVAGARAEL; encoded by the exons ATGGCTCACGGCTCTCGTGCACGTTATTCCGAACAGGATTTGCG GGCTGGCCCAATATACTCCttttccttcttctccatcgtGAATTTCCTTTCTCTTCACCTTCTCAAATTGAGATCCCCAATTAAGGAAATCAGCGGCGCCGATTCCGCAGCCAATACTCCTTCGGCCGGCGTCACAGGGTCGCCGGCGACTCGTGCCAGCACCCTCCATCTCCGCCCAGCTCTCTCAGCGTCGAGCTCTTTCTCGCTGTCCAGCTCCACCACCGTTGGCTGTCCATCACCGATCGAATCGCCGGTGATTCTCATCGGTCCTCTCTCTCCGTTTCTCATTCACCaccgagttttctctctccctcGGCGACTCCGTAACCATCCTCCGATCTCTCTGCCGGATCAGAGGCGGTCGAATCCAGCGCTGCCTCAGCTGCCTCTTCCTCGTGACTGCAGGAACACCTCCGGCGACATCACTGCCTTCGTCGAGCTGGCGTCCAGCGGCTGTCCTTGCCGTTATCGCTGCTCCCTGCCGCTCGCCTCCTCCGTCGAGCCTCTCGTCGGCTGCGGGTCTCTGGTTGTTAAGAGGAGTTTCCCAGCGCCCCTCGCGATGGCCTCTGTCGAGCTCTCCGGCGCTCCGCCGTCGCTCGACCATCGCCGGACAGCTCCCCGTATACTAA GTAGAGCAGCAGCGAGTGTCAATGGAAGATGCATAGGCCGAGGAGTTGCTGGGGCCAGAGCTGAATTGTGA
- the LOC125193718 gene encoding nudix hydrolase 18, mitochondrial-like — protein sequence MQIMKLVALPSRTGRHLQRYNKGFRQVVGCVPYRIRDTNKAQLVDDITLDDLEILLISSQKSTRLMFPKGGWELDEDIELAASRETLEEAGVVGLLGEKLGEWIFKSKSQEKFHEGSMFPLYVTEELEVWPEKNLRHRVWMTVNEARQACAAVWMKEALEEFVCQFTCRSREVEVDQDPLTSCLLALYDNEDLSFTAQTADKEVDCYLIS from the exons ATGCAAATCATGAAGCTAGTTGCTTTGCCGTCTCGCACCGGGAGGCATTTGCAGCGCTATAATAAGGGATTTCGTCAGGTTGTTGG ATGTGTTCCATATAGAATCAGAGACACCAACAAAGCACAGCTGGTCGATGATATCACACTCGATGACTTGGAGATTCTTTTGATCAGCTCTCAGAAGAGTACAAGACTTATGTTCCCTAAG GGTGGATGGGAACTCGATGAAGATATCGAATTGGCAGCTTCACGAGAGACCTTAGAGGAAGCCGGTGTAGTTGGCCTTCTAGGG GAAAAATTGGGTGAATGGATTTTCAAAAGCAAAAGCCAAGAGAAGTTTCATGAGGGATCCATGTTCCCATTGTATGTCACCGAGGAATTGGAAGTATGGCCAGAGAAAAACCTTCGTCATCGAGTTTGG ATGACTGTTAATGAAGCTCGGCAAGCTTGTGCTGCAGTGTGGATGAAAGAAGCTTTGGAGGAATTCGTTTGCCAGTTCACATGCCGATCAAGAGAAGTAGAGGTCGACCAAGACCCTCTAACATCTTGTTTATTAGCATTGTATGACAACGAGGATTTAAGCTTTACAGCACAAACTGCTGACAAGGAAGTTGATTGCTACTTGATAAGTTGA